In Solanum pennellii chromosome 3, SPENNV200, a single window of DNA contains:
- the LOC114076523 gene encoding glycine-rich cell wall structural protein 1.8-like translates to MEVEVKVRGEVGMEVEVEVRVKGEVGMEVEVKVCVDIDFDNFAEHNNFLLFHTNPKYYNTHCFYIFHHHLPFHIADMEVEVKVQVEVGMEVEVEVRVKGEVGMEVEVMVKAEVGMEVEVKVCGGGDGGGGEGAGGGGDGGGGEGAGGGGDGGGGEGAGGGGDGGGGEGAGGGGDGGGGEGAGGGGDGGGGEGAGGGGDGGGGEGAGGGGDGGGGEGAGGGGDGGGGEGAGGGGDGGGGEGAGGGGDGGGGEGAGGGGDGGGGEGAGGGGDGGGGEGAGGGGDGGGGEGAGGGGDGGGGEGAGGGGDGGGGEGAGGGGDGGGGEGAGGGGDGGGGEGAGGGGDGGGGEGAGGGGDGGGGEGAGGGGDGGGGEGAGGGGDGGGGEGAGGGGDGGGGEGAGGGGDGGGGEGAGGGGDGGGGEGAGGGGDGGGGEGAGGGGDGGGGEGAGGGGDGGGGEGAGGGGDGGGGEGAGGGGDGGGGEGAGGGGDGGGGEGAGGGGDGGGGEGAGGGGDGGGGEGAGGGGDGGGGEGAGGGGDGGGGEGAGGGGDGGGGEGAGGGGDGGGGEGAGGGGDGGGGEGAGGGGDGGGGEGAGGGGDGGGGEGAGGGGDGGGGEGAGGGGDGGGGEGAGGGGDGGGGEGAGGGGDGGGGEGAGGGGDGGGGEGAGGGGDGGGGEGAGGGGDGGGGEGAGGGGDGGGGEGAGGGGDGGGGEGAGGGGDGGGGEGAGGGGDGGGGEGAGGGGDGGGGEGAGGGGDGGGGEGVCGH, encoded by the exons ATGGAGGTGGAGGTGAAGGTGAGGGGGGAGGTGGGGAtggaggtggaggtggaggTGAGGGTGAAGGGGGAGGTGGGGATGGAGGTGGAGGTGAAGGTGTGTGTGGACATTGACTTTGACAATTTTGCGGAGCACAATAACTTTCTGTTGTTCCACACCAACCCCAAATACTACAACACTCATTGCTTTTACATTTTCCACCACCACCTCCCTTTCCACATCGCGGATATGGAGGTGGAGGTGAAGGTGCAGGTGGAGGTGGGGAtggaggtggaggtggaggTGAGGGTGAAGGGGGAGGTGGGGATGGAGGTGGAGGTGATGGTGAAGGCGGAGGTGGGGATGGAGGTGGAGGTGAAGGTGT GTGGAGGTGGGGATGGAGGTGGAGGTGAAGGTGCAGGTGGAGGTGGGGATGGAGGTGGAGGTGAAGGTGCAGGTGGAGGTGGGGATGGAGGTGGAGGTGAAGGTGCAGGTGGAGGTGGGGATGGAGGTGGAGGTGAAGGTGCAGGTGGAGGTGGGGATGGAGGTGGAGGTGAAGGTGCAGGTGGAGGTGGGGATGGAGGTGGAGGTGAAGGTGCAGGTGGAGGTGGGGATGGAGGTGGAGGTGAAGGTGCAGGTGGAGGTGGGGATGGAGGTGGAGGTGAAGGTGCAGGTGGAGGTGGGGATGGAGGTGGAGGTGAAGGTGCAGGTGGAGGTGGGGATGGAGGTGGAGGTGAAGGTGCAGGTGGAGGTGGGGATGGAGGTGGAGGTGAAGGTGCAGGTGGAGGTGGGGATGGAGGTGGAGGTGAAGGTGCAGGTGGAGGTGGGGATGGAGGTGGAGGTGAAGGTGCAGGTGGAGGTGGGGATGGAGGTGGAGGTGAAGGTGCAGGTGGAGGTGGGGATGGAGGTGGAGGTGAAGGTGCAGGTGGAGGTGGGGATGGAGGTGGAGGTGAAGGTGCAGGTGGAGGTGGGGATGGAGGTGGAGGTGAAGGTGCAGGTGGAGGTGGGGATGGAGGTGGAGGTGAAGGTGCAGGTGGAGGTGGGGATGGAGGTGGAGGTGAAGGTGCAGGTGGAGGTGGGGATGGAGGTGGAGGTGAAGGTGCAGGTGGAGGTGGGGATGGAGGTGGAGGTGAAGGTGCAGGTGGAGGTGGGGATGGAGGTGGAGGTGAAGGTGCAGGTGGAGGTGGGGATGGAGGTGGAGGTGAAGGTGCAGGTGGAGGTGGGGATGGAGGTGGAGGTGAAGGTGCAGGTGGAGGTGGGGATGGAGGTGGAGGTGAAGGTGCAGGTGGAGGTGGGGATGGAGGTGGAGGTGAAGGTGCAGGTGGAGGTGGGGATGGAGGTGGAGGTGAAGGTGCAGGTGGAGGTGGGGATGGAGGTGGAGGTGAAGGTGCAGGTGGAGGTGGGGATGGAGGTGGAGGTGAAGGTGCAGGTGGAGGTGGGGATGGAGGTGGAGGTGAAGGTGCAGGTGGAGGTGGGGATGGAGGTGGAGGTGAAGGTGCAGGTGGAGGTGGGGATGGAGGTGGAGGTGAAGGTGCAGGTGGAGGTGGGGATGGAGGTGGAGGTGAAGGTGCAGGTGGAGGTGGGGATGGAGGTGGAGGTGAAGGTGCAGGTGGAGGTGGGGATGGAGGTGGAGGTGAAGGTGCAGGTGGAGGTGGGGATGGAGGTGGAGGTGAAGGTGCAGGTGGAGGTGGGGATGGAGGTGGAGGTGAAGGTGCAGGTGGAGGTGGGGATGGAGGTGGAGGTGAAGGTGCAGGTGGAGGTGGGGATGGAGGTGGAGGTGAAGGTGCAGGTGGAGGTGGGGATGGAGGTGGAGGTGAAGGTGCAGGTGGAGGTGGGGATGGAGGTGGAGGTGAAGGTGCAGGTGGAGGTGGGGATGGAGGTGGAGGTGAAGGTGCAGGTGGAGGTGGGGATGGAGGTGGAGGTGAAGGTGCAGGTGGAGGTGGGGATGGAGGTGGAGGTGAAGGTGCAGGTGGAGGTGGGGATGGAGGTGGAGGTGAAGGTGCAGGTGGAGGTGGGGATGGAGGTGGAGGTGAAGGTGCAGGTGGAGGTGGGGATGGAGGTGGAGGTGAAGGTGCAGGTGGAGGTGGGGATGGAGGTGGAGGTGAAGGTGCAGGTGGAGGTGGGGATGGAGGTGGAGGTGAAGGTGCAGGTGGAGGTGGGGATGGAGGTGGAGGTGAAGGTGCAGGTGGAGGTGGGGATGGAGGTGGAGGTGAAGGTGCAGGTGGAGGTGGGGATGGAGGTGGAGGTGAAGGTGCAGGTGGAGGTGGGGATGGAGGTGGAGGTGAAGGTGTGTGTGGACATTGA
- the LOC107012517 gene encoding LOW QUALITY PROTEIN: chitin-binding lectin 1-like (The sequence of the model RefSeq protein was modified relative to this genomic sequence to represent the inferred CDS: inserted 2 bases in 1 codon), translating into MKEMRISILAVVALFLLEVVLANEVFHVPMNDTIGVESINASVGGYPRCGAQGAGGNCPSGMCCSVWGWCGKTYGYCAPQNCQKQCPAPYPEGRCGWXKSCPTGKCCSYGGSASDYCARQNCQKQCILPSPPPPPGFPRPECGVQKDGERCTKPGECCSIWGLCGATYKYCDPEHCQKQGRCGWQADGRPCPTGLCCSYSGWCGTTSAHCTYPQCESQCDDPRFPSSLNNRIKGIQSFML; encoded by the exons atgaaagagatGAGAATTAGCATTTTGGCTGTAGTGGCTTTGTTCCTCCTTGAGGTGGTGTTGGCCAATGAAGTATTTCATGTCCCCATGAATGACACGATTGGGGTTGAAAGTATAAATGCATCTGTAGGGGGATACCCACGATGTGGAGCGCAAGGTGCTGGCGGAAACTGTCCTAGTGGAATGTGTTGTAGTGTATGGGGTTGGTGTGGAAAGACATATGGGTATTGTGCTCCTCAAAACTGTCAGAAACAATGTCCAGCCCCGTACCCAGAGGGACGTTGCGGATG CAAATCATGTCCTACTGGGAAGTGTTGTAGTTATGGTGGTTCCGCATCAGATTATTGTGCTCGTCAAAACTGTCAGAAACAATGTATATTACCCTCACCTCCACCTCCACCCGGATTTCCACGACCAGAATGTGGAGTGCAAAAGGATGGTGAGAGATGTACTAAACCCGGAGAGTGTTGTAGTATATGGGGTTTGTGTGGAGCCACATACAAGTATTGTGATCCTGAACATTGTCAGAAACAAGGACGATGCGGATGGCAAGCTGATGGTAGACCATGTCCTACTGGACTATGTTGTAGTTACTCTGGTTGGTGTGGGACCACATCAGCTCATTGCACTTACCCACAATGTGAAAGCCAATGCGACGATCCTCGTTTCCCTTCATCCCTCAACAATCGTATCAAAGGTATTCAAAGTTTCATGCTCTAG